DNA sequence from the Candidatus Methanomethylicota archaeon genome:
AAATAATCAAAAGCTTCTCCTCTTCCATGAGCTATTAATCCTGCTTTTGCTACTATTCCTTTTTCTTCACCTTCTATAATCTTCATTCTTTCTTTTAATGATTTTGCTCTTGGATGATTTTCTGGTATTCTTAATTTCATTCCCATTAAAATGCACCTCTATTAGAAATTCTTGAAATTATTAACATAATCCCATTTTTTTCAATAATAGTCCAATTATTATTTAATTGAAAATCTTCTTCATGAATAATACCATAAACTATTCCTTTTTTAAATGAAAAATATTTAATACCTAAATTTTCATAAATTTTCATAATTTTTATTAAATCTTCATCAATTAATCCAATATTTTTCCAAAAAATATTAGAAATATTAACAAAATTCTCTATTATTGGATTTTTTAAAAATTCTTTAAAGCATTCTTCACCAATTTCATTAATTCTTGGATTTTTTAAAATTTCACTAGTATTAATTTTTTTAACTGGAGTAGTGATAACGAGCCATTCTTTTGGATAAGGAAGATTTTTAACTTCTCCAATATTTGGAGCTCCTGGCTTAGTTCTAATTACAAATCCTCCTACTGTTTGAGCTAGTATATCTCCAAGTCCAGTTTTTCTTTCAACTTCTATTATATGTGCAATTTTTCCAACTTCATCTTTTTTAAGAGGTTCTCCTAATGCTTTATTAATTGCTAAAGTTAATCCAAATAAAGAAGCTCCACTCATTCCATAACCATATCCAATTGGTAGTGGAGAATATTGCTTAGCTATTATTGAAATATTTTCATTAATTCCTATTTTATTTAATATAGTATTTAAGATTTCAGAATCAATTTCAATATCATTAAAAAATAATTTTTTCTCTTTTCCTTCTTTTATTTTAACAAATGTTTTTAATCCAGCACTTAAACATATGCCTACTCCTGTTGAACCAGTTAATATTGGATTATCAGAAATATGTATTTTAAAAAAACCAGTTATATGAGAAGGTACGTATGATTCTGCTTCATTCATAATGAACCCCTCACATAAATATCTAAAATTTTACTTGCAATGTCTCGCTTTGATGAAAGTGGTAAATGAATTATTGAACCAAATTTATCAATAACATAAACTTCATTAGTATCAGAGCCAAATCCTGTAATTGGTGTAGATAAATCATTAGCTACAATTAAGTCTATTCCATATTCAATTAATTTTTCTTTAGCTTTAGTAATAAGTTCTTCTTTAGTTAAACCATATTCAGCTTTAAATCCAATTATAAAAGAATCTTTTGATTTTTTCTTAGCTAAATCTATTATTTTTGGAAATGGTTTTAATTTAATATTTATAGAAGAATTACTTGAAATTTTTCCTTCATATTTATTTTCTATTGAAAAATCAAGTGGAGCAGCAGCCATTATTATAATATCATATTTTTTCTCTGATAGACATTTATCTACAGCATTAAGCATTTCTTCAGTTGTTTCAATATTTATAATTCTTATTCCTTTAGGTGGAGGAATATTTGTTGGTCCTGATATAAGAGTTACTTGAGCTCCTCTTGAATAAGCTTCTTTTGCAAATGCATAACCCATTTTACCTGAACTTGAATTTGTTATAAATCTTATAGAGTCTATGTAAGATCTCGTAGGTCCAGCAGTTATTAAAACTGATTTTCCCAATAAATCTTTTTTATGAAGTATTGCTATAACTTCTTCAACAATATCTTCAATATTAGGAAATTTAGCTTTATCTTCAATAAATTCAGGTTGAAAAACTTTTATTCCTATAGAATTAAGTTTTTTTAAATTTTCTAATACTATTGGATTATTATACATAGAATCATGCATAGTTGGAATTATTAAAATTGGTATTTTCAATCCTAATGCAGAAAGTACTAGTAAAGTTACTGGAGTATCTCCAATTCCTGCTACTATTTTTCCTATTGTATTTGCACTAGCTGGTGCTATTATAACTAAATCTATATTCTTACTTAATAATACATGTTCAATTTTTCCAGTAATTTCTGTTACTACAGGATTTCCTGTAGCCCATTCAAATAATTTTGGAGAAATAAGTTCTTGAGAAGAATATGACATTACTACAAAAACTTCTGCACCATTTCTCATTAATTCACGTGATAATTCTATTGATTTTATTATACTTACACTTCCACAAGTACATAAAGCAATTCTTTTTCCTTCTAATATTCTACTTTTCTTGAACATTATATCTTTTGATGGATGCACATTTTTTGAATTATAAAACATATTTATGTTTTTTATGTAAGTAAAAATTATAAAATGTATTTTTTAAAAAGTCTACATATTCTATGTAGAAATAAATTAATTAAGTACTAAATAAATTCATAATTAAAGGAGAGTTCTATAATGAAAGAATCACTAAGTAAATTATTATCAATAATAAATAGATTATTACCAATAATTGGAATTTTAATTATTGCATTTATTATAAGTGGAGGAATTTATTTAATAATAATGGGTCCTTCAACTGGAATAATAGTAAAATCAATTACTTCACAAACAATTATGGAATTTTTTGTCTCTTTTTTACTTATATGCTTAGGTGGTATAGGATTTATTTTATTTGAAAGTGCTATGAAAAAAACTTTTGATATAAGTAGTGCAAAAATAAAATTCTTAATAGCTGCTTTAATTTTAATAACTTCTTTAATATTAATGGAAGTTCTTTTATGGTTGAAAATTCATTAATTACCATGGATTTGGCTTAAGTTTTAGTAAATATGCAAAAAAATTTGAAATTAAATGAATTGGAGGAGTTATTAAAATTATAAAAAGTACTTGTTCAATTATAATTTGATGAAATAAAGAAAATAATAATAATGCTCCAAAAACAAAATCAAGTTGATCTAAAAGTGGAAAAGGGTGACCTCTTGGTAATCCAAGTCTTCTTTTTATAAATGCACCAAAAAGATCTCCTAATAATGCTCCTAAAGAAAGAATAAATCCATAAAATATATTATAAACTATAGCTCCAGCTATTGTACCAAAAATTAATCCAGATAAAAACCCTTCAATAGTTTTACCATCTCCAAAAATTCTCTTTCCATCAATAAATAATTTTTTAAAATCTATAGGTCTTTTACCTTTAACTAATACTGGTACAGAATTTGCAATATATATTGGAACAATTATTAATAATGATGAATTAATTATTTCATATATTGTCAATTATACCTTCCTCTTCTATTCTTACTATACAACTTAAATTAGAATATGGTTTTTCTAAATAAATTATTCTTTTATTACCAAGAAGTTTTTCTATTTTTAAAATTTTATCACACCAATATGTTAAAATTTTAGCAGCTATTGGTTGATATTGTAATTTTCCTGGTGGAGAAGTTATATCACTAGTAAGTATAGTAAATAAATTCCTCTTCATTGTTAAGTACTTTATCAAAGCTAATTCTCTATTTAATTTTTTATTTAAAATTATATTTTCATTACTTCTTTCTTTTAAAGCTAAACGATAATATGAAGTTATAGAATCAAAAGCAAAAATTTTAATATCTTCCATTATTAATTCAAGATTATCTATTAATAATTCTTGATCTTGAAAACTCTTAATTGTAGATATTAAAATTCTTTCATTTATCTCCATCCATTTTTCCTTTGCTATTTCTTCAAGTCTTTTTAAAGCTACATATGGCTCAGTAAATATTAATAATGACTTATTTCCATTAATTGCAGCTTTTATAATTGTTTGAAATACTAAAGTTGTTTTTCCACTTCCTCTTTCTCCAAATATTAAACATACTTCACCTGCAGAAAAACCTCCATTAATAATATTATCTAATTCTTTACATCCAGTGCTTAATTTTTTATTATTGAAATACAATATTATCCCCGAGGAAGCCTTGTTAATAGGTATTATTATGGATGATATAAAGACTTCCTATGAAATAGTAAAAGTACTTAAAATGCTAAATATTCCCTTTATTTTTCTTAAAAAGAATGAAAATATACCAAACAATATTTGTGCAATCATATCTTCAGAGAAATTAAATAATAAAAGATTTATTCTTTATGAAGGAAATGCAAAGAAAACAGTATTAAAAGCCATAAGTATTTGTAAAGGAAGAGAAAATTTTGAAGAAGTTATAGTAGGTATAGATCCTGGAAATAAAGTAGGAGTAGTAGTTCTTGCAGATGGTGATTTAATTGAAGCAAAAATTATATTAAATCATAGACTTGAAGAATTTATAAAAAGTATATTAATAGATTATCCTACTAATTCTTTTATATTTAAAATAGGTAAAGGAGAAATTCCTAAAGAAGTTCTATCTATTATTAATAATGATATTAGAGTTAAAGTAGAATTTGTAGAAGAAGTAAAACTTCCTATTCCACCTAAGTATAGAATAAAAGGATTGAAAAAAGATTTAAAATCTGCATTAATCATAGCCTTAAGCAAAAGTTTTAGATAAAGGATTTTTATTAATTAATGGAGGATTGACATTGAGTTTAAGAGAATTTCTAAAAGAAGAAAATGATATAATAATATTTGAAGAAGAATTATCTCCTAAACATGAAATTTCATCAATTATGAGTAAATATGATGGTGGTCCTATATTATTTTTTAAAAAAATTAAAGGAAGTTCCATTCCTATAGTTTCTGGTATATGTGGAAATAGAGAAAGAATCCTCAAAAGTATAAATGCAAATAAGTACAATTATTATGATAAAATAATAAATGCAATTAATAATCCATTAAAACCAAAAGTAGTAAATACAGATTTTGAAATAGAAGAAGATGATATTTCTTCTCTTCCAATACTTACTCATTATGAAAAAGATGCAGGTCCTTATATAACTTCAGGAATTGTTATTGCTAAAAGTAAAAATGGTTTTCAAAATGCTTCTATACATAGATTATTAGTATTAGATAAAAAACATATGGCAATAAGAATTGTTCCTAGACACTTATATGCTATATATCAAGAAGCAAGAGAAAGAGGAGAAGATCTTAAAGTAGCTATTGTAATTGGAGTTCATCCAGCAATTCTAATTGGTGTAAATACTAGTCCAAAATTTGGTGTAGATGAACTTTGGGTTGCAAATAGTTTATTGAAAGGAGAATTAAAATTAACAGAATGTAAGAATTCAGATTTATTAGTTCCAGCAGATGCAGAAATAATAATAGAAGGTGTAATAAAAAAAGATGAATTTGTAGACGAAGGTCCTTTTGTTGATATTACTGGAACATATGATATTATTAGAAAACAACCTGTAATTGAAGTTTCAAAAGTATTAAGAAGAAGAGATTCTATATATCATGCCATACTTCCAGGAGGAAGTGAACATAAATTATTAATGGGAATGCCAAAAGAAGCAAAAATGTATGAAGCTATATCAAAAATAATACCAGAAGTTAAAGGAGTAAGATTAACAATTGGTGGTTGTTGTTGGTTCCATGCTATCATATCTATAAAGAAACAATCTGAAGGAGATGGAAAAAATGCTATAATGGCTGCTTTTGGCTCAAATCCTAGTTTAAAACTTGCAATTGTTGTTGATGAAGATATAGATATTGATAATATTCATGAAGTTGAATGGGCAATTGCTACAAGATTTCAAGCTGATGAAGATTTAATAATTATAAAAAATGCAAGAGGTTCAAGTTTAGATCCATCTTCAGATCAAGAAAAATTAATTACATGTAAAATGGGAATAGATGCTACAATACCTTGGAATAAACCTAGGGAAAAATTTGAAAAAGCTAGGTGTTAAGAATGTATTTAACTAAAGAAGAAGAAAAAATGTTAAATGGAGAATATGGAGAAGCAATAAAAAAAGCCATGGAACTTTTAGTTGGTCTTGGAGAAGTATTTGGAGCAGAAAAAATGATACCTATAGAAAGTGCACAAATTTCAGGTGTATCATATAATAATATTGGAGATGCTGGATTAGAATTTCTTGAAGAATTTGCTAAATTAGGAGCAAAAGTTAGAGTTAAATCTACATTAAATCCTTGTGGAATGGATATTGAAAAATGGAGAGAAATGGGAATAGATGAAAATTATTATGAAAAACAAATGAGAATTATTAGAGCATTTGAAAAAATGAATGTGGAAATAACATGTACATGTACTCCATATTTAGTTGGTAATTTACCAAAAGAAGGTTCTAATATTGCTTGGTCTGAATCTTCTGCTGTAGTCTTTGCTAATTCTGTATTAGGTGCTAAGACTAATAGAGAAGGAGGCCCCTCAGCTTTAGCTTCTGCTATAGTTGGAAGAACTCCTCTATATGGATTACATTTAGATGAAAATAGAATTCCAAATGTAATTGTTAAATTAGAATTTAAGCCAATGACTTCTTATGAATTTAGTTTATTAGGATATACTATTGGAAAAATTATACCATCTGAAATACCCTATTTTATAAATATTGGAGAGCCAGATTTAGATAGATTAAAAATCATGGGAGCAGCTTTAGCAGCATCAGGTGGAATAGCAATTTTTCATTTTAAAAAAAGAATTAAAAAATTAAATAAAATTGAGAAAATTACTATAGATAAAAAAGAATTAAAAAGAATAGAAGAAGAGATTTCATATAATGGAGAGCCAGATTTATTTTGCATAGGTTGTCCTCATTGTAGTCCTAATGAATTAAAAGAATTAGCTAAAGCCATTAAAGGAAAAAAAGTTAAAAAGAATTATGGTTTTTGGATATGGACATCAAAGAAAGTTTATGAAAAATGTTTAAAATATGTAAAAATTTTAGAAAATGCAGGTTGTAAAGTATTTAGAGATACTTGTATGGTAGTTTATCCACTTCAATTATCTGGTTATAATCACATGGCATGTAATTCATTTAAAGCTATTCATTATGTACCTTCTACATCTGGAGTTAAAGCTTCTCCAATGGAACTTCATTTAATGCTAGAGAGGGGAATTGAATAATGGAAATTATATTAAAAGGTAGGGCAATATCAAAGTTTTATGGAGAAGGTTTTGCTTTAGTTTCTAATAAACCAATATCTTTTTTTGGAGGTATTGATAAGAATGGAATAATTAAGGAAAGAAATCATGATTTATATGGCATGGATATAACTGGAAAAATCTTAGTATTTCCAAGAGGAAAAGGAAGTACTGTTGGATCTTATATAATTTATCAACTTAAGAAAAATGGTCATGCTCCAGCTGGAATAATAAATATAGAAACAGAGCCTATAATTGCTATTGGATGTATAATAGCTGAAATTCCTCTTATAGATAAACTTGAAGTCAATCCTATAACTAACATAAAAACAGGAGATTATGTAATAATAGATGGAAAAAATGGATTTGTTAAAATAAGGAGGTAATTATGTGAATAAAGCATGGGGAATGATTAAAGATCCTGTACATGGTTTTGTTCATATATACAAAATTGAAAAAGATGTTATTGATACATTACCTCTTCAAAGATTAAGAAGAATTAAACAATTAGTTTTTGTAGATTTAGTATATCCTGGAGCAAATCATACTAGATTTGAACATTCTATTGGAGTGATGCACTTAGCTGGAATGGTTTGTAAAGCTCTTCCAATAGATATTAATAATGAAGAAATTCAAATGATAAGACTTTCTGCTCTTTTTCATGATTTAGGTCATGGTCCTTTTTCACATACTTTTGAAAGTATATTAATTAAAAAATTAAATAAAACTCATGAAGATTTAACTCCTTGGATTATTAAAGGTACGGAATTGAAAGATATTTTAGAAAGTTATGGATTTTCAGTAGAAGATATTGCTGAATTATCAATTGGAAAATGGAAAAAAGGAAGGAAATTCTTTAATCAAATTATAAGTAGTGCTATAGATGTAGATAAAATGGATTTCTTAGTTAGAGATACTCACCATACTGGTGCAGAATATGGAAAAGTAGATATTCATAGACTCATATATACAATGAATGTAATTGATGATAATTTACTTATTGATAGTTCAGCAATTCCTACACTTGAGGCATTTTTAATAGCAAGACTAGAATCTTTTAAAGCAATATATTTCCATAAAACAGCTAGAGCTGCTCAAATCCTTCTTGTAAAAGCTTTAGAAGCAGCTGATGAAGAATTAGGAATATGTAGTTTTAAATCTCCAGAAGAATATGTAAAAATGGATGATTATAGTATATGGTATTTATTAAAACAATGTAATAAATCAAGTAAAATTATGGAAGCTATTGAAAAAAGACAATTATTAAAATGTTCTTATGAAAGAGAATTAAAAGTAGAAGATAAAACATTAGCTAGTTTAATAAATTTAGAAAGTATTAGAAAAAGATTAGAAGAAGAAATAGCAAATATTGCAGGCATAAGTAATGAAGAAGTATTTATAGATACGCCTACTCTTCCATCAATTCCTTATAAACATGCTCTTGATTTTGATCCTATGGAAATTCCAATTCTTGATATTGAAGAAAATAAAAAAAGAGTATTAAAAGCTACGGAAATTTCTAAAACTATAGAAGTTTTAAGAGGTTTTTTAAATATTGTAAGAGTTTATACCTATCCTCAATATAGAGAAAAAGTAAGAGAAGCTGCAGAAAAAGTTCTTGGAGGAATTCCAAATTCAGCTAGAGTTTCTTATTAAGAGCTTCAATTACTATTTTAAGAATTTCTTCATGAACTTCTAAAATAGATTTTTCAGCATTAACTATTTTATAACCCATTTTATGAGCTCTCTCAAGAAATTTTCTTCTTACTTTATTAAGAAATTCTACATTTTCATATCTATCTTTTATTATTTTTCTTTTAAGTGAGATTTCAGGATTAATATCTAAAATTATTGATAAATCAGGTTTAATTACCCCTCTATTTATTAATAATATCCAATCTTCTTCAAGACCTTGACTAGTTTGATATGCTATAGAAGATTCTAAATATCTATCACTAACTATAATTTTCCCCTCCATTAACCAAGGTTTTATAAATTTTTCTACATGATAAATTCTATCTGCAGCAAAAAGCAAAGCCTCAAGCTCAGGAGATAATAAAGGTTCTTTTATTAATTCTCTAATTATTGGTTCTATTGGCCCTTCTGGATTTGGCTCTTTTGTTTCTATTGCTGAATAACCTAATTCATTAAGCTTATTAACTAACATTTTTACTTGAGTAGATCCTCCAGCTCCATCTATTCCATCTATTGTAATGAAAAATCCTTTCATAATATTGATTAAATTGTAGATGAATATATTTTTAATTGGGATGGAATTTGCAAAGTATTTTACCAAATTTTATTAATAAAAAAGAAAGAGAAGAAGAAATTTTAATTATAGTAGATTATAGAGAACAAAATTCTATAGTTGTAAAAGAATTGATTAATTTAGGTGCTAAAATAGAATATGCAAATCTTCCAGTGGGAGATTATCTTATATCTGAAGAAATTATAATAGAAAGAAAGACTTTTAATGATTTTATTAATTCTATAATAGATAAACGTTTATTTGAACAAGCTAAATTACTTTCACAATATTATAATAAACCAATTATAATTATTGAAGGAAGAAATCAAATATTTCGTAATATAAGTGAAGAAGCTATAAGAGGGGCAATGATATCAATAATTATAGATTTTAATTTACCAATTTTATGGTCAAGGGATTCTCTTGAAACTGCAAAATTTATAATTACATTAGCTAAAAGAGAGAAAAAAGATGATTTAAGAACAATATTTTTAAAAGATAGAAGAAGAGCAAGAACTCCAGATGAAGAAAGAGAATATATAGTTGCAAGTCTTCCTATGGTTGAATTAGCTACTGCAAAAAGACTTTTATCTTATTTTGGAAGTGTTGAAAAAGTATTTACAGCTAGTGAAAGTGAATTAATGAAAGTTAAAGGAATAGGTCCAAAAAAAGCTAAACGTATTAGAAGTATTATTGCAGGACCTTATGGAGCTAAATCTTCTTCTGACGTAACTTCTCCTTTAAATCAATTAAAGAAGAAATAGTTCTAGCAATTTTGTCCATTTCTTCAGGATCTTTTGCATTTAACATTTTTTCTTTTAATTCTTCTATTTTTTTAGAAATTCCTTCTTCCAATTCAGAAATTTTAAACATTTCTAATAATGCTTTTTCTTCTTCATCTGTTTTAACAAATATTACTTTTCTATTACAACTAGGGCATATTACTTCTCCACCTTTTAATTTAAATAATGGTATTTTACACTCTGGACATACTTCATTTAACATAGTTGCTCCAGCTCTAAGTAATTCTGCACTTTTTTTAATAACTTCATTACGCATTTTTTTCACAAAAATATAAAAATAGGTTAAAAATAATATAAGTTCTTTGATAGAAAATTTTTGGAAGTGATTATATGAGTTCTCAAAAATTAGCTCAAGCAATTGCCATACTCCAAAGAATTGTAGAAGATACAGGAGTGCCTAGGAATATAAGAAGAGCAGCTTCTGAAGCTATAAAAATTCTTCAAAGTAGTACTTATAGTAATGCTGTTAGAGCTTCAAATGCAATAAGTATACTTGAAGAATGTAGTCAAGATCCTAATATGCCTTTATTTGCAAGAACAGCAATTTGGCAAGCAATTAGTATATTAGAACAAGTTACAGATTAATTATTTTTGAATATTCAATCAAGACTTTTCTAATATCTTTTGCATCATATATACTTCTTCCTATAATTGCATGCCAATTTTTTACCATTATTTTAGAACAAATACTTAAATCTCCACCTTGTACTCCAATTCCAGGAAGATAATAAATTGGATTTTTAATCATTGAATCTATAATTTTTTTATAATTAATTAAGACATTTAGATTATTTCCAGGAAGAATAAAATCTTTTACGCCCATTTCTATAGCTATTTTATATATTTCTAAAGGAGCATCATCTTTTAAAAATCCTCCATTACTAGCTAGTAAATCAGGAATAGTCATAATTCCTCCTACAATTGGGATAATACCATGAGAATTTAATTCTTCTATCCAAATTCTTTCTACAGAAGGTCCACTAAAAGGAAAAATTATAGCATAATCTATATTAGAATCTTTTAAAATTTTAGAAAAAATCTTAGCAGTATGTAAAACATCTGTACCTCCTTTTTGATGATCATATATTATTGGTTTTTCTGAAATATTTCTTATTTCTGAAACTATTTTTGAAAGTCCATATTTTAATGCTAAACTAAATCCTATCTTATATCCACCAATAAATTCTAAATCATAAGAATTAGAAACTATTTCTATTAATCTTTCAATATTATCAACATCACATGCAATTATTATACTTTTTTCATTTTTTATTCTTTTAATTTTCCTCTCCTCCATATTCTTTTAAATAATTGAGAATATTCTCCATTTCTTTTTCTGTAATAATTTTATTTTTTAATGCAAAATTAGCTATATCTTTTATATTTACTATGGATTTTACAGGAATTCCATATTTCAATTCAAATTCTTTTGTAGCTTTATATTTTCCATTACTTTTTTCCATTCTATCTACTGCAATTAGAATGAATAATATTTTCACATTATTTATTGAATGAAGTAATTGAATAATATCTTCTTTTGTTTTTCCAGTTGTTATTACATCATCTAAAATTATTACTCTATCTCCACTTTTTACTTCACCTATTATTACTCCTCCTTCTCCATAATTTTTTATTTCTTTTCTGTTAAAAGCAATTCTTTTCGAAATTCCAAATATATTACTTAAAGCTATGGCTGTGGAAATAGCTATGGGAATTCCTTTATAAGATGGTCCAAAAATTACATCAAAATCTATTTTTAATTCCATTATACTTTTAGCATAAAATTCTCCAAGTTTTGCTAAATCTTTTCCTTCTTTTATAGCTCCAATATCTATAAAATAAGGAGAAATTCTACCACTTTTTAATTTAAAATTTCCAAATTTTACAGCTCCTACATCTAAAAGAAATTTAGAAAATTCATTCTTCAAATTAATATCCTCCTCCCACTTGGTGCTCTTTTATATTTACCAAAATCTTTTCCACTTTTTAATATTGAATATTGAAATACAGGTCCATCTACACAAATTCTTAATCCATCCATAGCACAACTTCCACATATACCAACTCCACATTTAGTATATCTTTCAATAGAACAAAATATTTTATTTTCATTAATACTTTTAGCTTCTATTTCACATGCTTTTACAAGCATAATTTC
Encoded proteins:
- the pyrE gene encoding orotate phosphoribosyltransferase, yielding MKNEFSKFLLDVGAVKFGNFKLKSGRISPYFIDIGAIKEGKDLAKLGEFYAKSIMELKIDFDVIFGPSYKGIPIAISTAIALSNIFGISKRIAFNRKEIKNYGEGGVIIGEVKSGDRVIILDDVITTGKTKEDIIQLLHSINNVKILFILIAVDRMEKSNGKYKATKEFELKYGIPVKSIVNIKDIANFALKNKIITEKEMENILNYLKEYGGEEN
- a CDS encoding UPF0147 family protein, yielding MSSQKLAQAIAILQRIVEDTGVPRNIRRAASEAIKILQSSTYSNAVRASNAISILEECSQDPNMPLFARTAIWQAISILEQVTD